tttttttttttttttttttttttttttgacaattgTAAGATGTTTTAAATTCTAATTGATAATGGTGATTAAGAAGCTGATTGAGTTAACTAATATTGCTGAAAATTTCGATTGATTTATAGCCCCAATTGGCTGACACACAATATTCGATCaggaatataaaaataaataaatttgttaAGTTCAACAAATTGTATAATTGATATGGACGTAATCAAACTTTAGAGATGTAAACAAAAATCATTTACAGTATTTGATTGAGATAGGAAACTGATTTTGGCTTTTATTAGACGTACGAatgattttataattataattatattaaatttctaataatattaataataggattaataataatattattaatattatccttatcaaaaaaatgatattaataatattattactaataataataaattatatcattttctaataattataataatgataatattttataatcataataataatattaattcttaataataatggtaataataatatctaataataatattaatattaaccataatactaaaattatatctTTACTacaagttataatgatattaacaatgataacaataatataaatataacaaattaaatgtatcaaatttcattattataattttaataatattaataatgaatgtaACCATAATAACTATCATTaagcttgtaattatatttaatattgcaatttataaattttgtaatatttaatagttatataatgtataatacttttattgaatatttattatttataaattttattataatatacatatcatattaattatagaaatcatatatatatatatatatatatatatatatatatatatatatatatatatatatatatatatatatatatatatatatatatatatatatagattcattttaaatttcacTTAATTGTTTTGTATCTTATTCTTACATATTTGAATCTaatgtttaatttttatttttatattttataatttcagattattatatatacttacatttacataatatatatatatatatatatatatatatatatatatatatatatatacatatttatttacaaacaattgttcgtgaatcgtcgggaatagtcaaggtcaaatgcattcatgaaaaatagttccaacattttgagaatcagtttaatagactttgcttatcgtgtctgatttaagtttaaatttggtcggaaatttccgggtcgtcacaccagatCTGATAAAACTGACCCAGATCCAAAAACTGGATCCTGTCAAAATCAGTTATGATAAAACCGGATCCGGATCCAAAGATCCGAACCGATTCCAGCGGATCTAATGACTAGTTCTAAACCGGTAAATTTTCGGATCCAAACCGTATTAAAACTGGCATGAACACTTATTGGAGACGGCTCTTCAAATGTCTTGTCCTAACACTTATCAAACGCTCTTAACCACTTAACACATAAATTTTctttaattttttaattaaattatactcaTAACACTTATTAAACATTTATATTtgttatttataaattttaaaaaataataaattatttttaaattattcacTTTTATCTCAAAATAACTGTATACTTTACTATTTTTGTTTATCCTAATAACTTATCTTTTattcgaaataataataataataataataataataataataataataataataataataataataacttgaagtTTTAACTATATCATATCTATtattgaaaaattaaatatgacaACTAGTTAATATTATAAGCAATCATTAAGtacaaattaataaattaattaattaatgagaaaATAGACAATTTGTAATCTCTCAAATCAAAGTAAAAGTTAAATCAGACAATTTTTGTGGAACGAAGAGAGTATCATTTATAGAGTTTCAATGTTTCATCTAGAACATTTTTATGGAGAAAAACATACTATTAATAAACAAAACCGAAGATTAAACACAGTAGAAAATTGATACAACATGCAACAAATAATAACTCTAGTCAACACCCGTAATATACGGGAAAAACCAACAACAAGTAAACCGAACTAAATCTATTCACCAACAAGATGTAACTAAAATATAACGCAAGTAAACAAACAACCAAAATTACATCCAAAGACGCCCCGAGAACCCACAAGACCAAACCATTCCAGTTAAGTCAATAAATGCTTGGAGAACGTCGATGTTTGTCGAATGTCGAGAGTCAGAAATACTTGGTGCCACCAAACTCTCAAGCCACTTCACATGAGATCACAAGCCACAACATCGGATTGAAAGATCGAATCTTTTAAGAGAGATTGTCACTTGGTTCAATACGAAAGATAAAACTGAAAAGAAAAGAGACAACAATGAAACCACGACTATGGACCTTCTATTAAATGTAACACGCTTGGATACATATAGGAATAAGATAACCCTCTTTATTACAAAGTTACAACCCTAGCCAAACAAGACTTCAAACTTTCAATCATTTAGAACGACTGAAACGCAAAGATCAACCTTCTATTTAAAGTAACACGCTACATATACAGGAATAATATAACCCGCTTAATTACAAAGTGGCAACCCTAGCCAAACAAACCGCAAACTTTAGGGCTTAATAGAAAATCAAGGTATTGGTCCACCGCTTCTTCAATTCCCCCAAAAAACGAAATGGGGAAAAAATCGAAGGAACCCAAACCTGAAATCCCTAATTCTTCATCGGAAAATATATTCAAATCCCTTTTCAATCTCGATAATGTTCAAGAACCCAATAACCTAACATCACAAGATTCAATCTTTTCCGATTCAAACCCCTTTCGAAGTAAACCCACCAACGAATCACAAAAACTTCAACAAATTCTTAATTTGGACGTTGATAGTCCACAAAAAGATAACACCCAGATACCCAACTCTTCAAATAAGTTGTTGATCAAGAGAAAAAGAAATCCCAAAAATATTGAATCAGATGGTTCTGATATTGAATTAGAGGTCAAGAAATCAAAGGTGGGTGTTTCAGAAAGTGATAAAGTTTCCAACTTTGATGttgaaaagaagaaaaagaagaaaagaaagagGGATGAAGTTGAAGCAGAGTATGAAGAAAGAAAGTATGGAGGGGTGGATTTGGAATTAAAAGAAGTTGAGGGTGGTAAAGTGAAAATTGGGGAGAAGAGGAAGGTGACTGATAAAGGAGAAGAAGATTTACTTGTTCCAAAAGAAGGATTTGATGATGAAGAGAAGCTGTTGAGAACTGTGTTTGTTGGTAATTTGCCATTAAAAGTGAAGAAGAAAGCATTGTTGAGAGAGTTTAGCCAATTTGGTGAAATCGATTCGATTAGGCTTCGGTCTATTCCTTTATTAGATGTGAGTTGATTTGCTAAATGGTTTTGTTGATTTTTAAATTAATtgttttgtttaatttgatttagtatATTGGTTTGTTACAGGACAAGACTCCAAGGAAAGGTGCTATACTCAAGAAGAAAATCAATGATGCTGTTGACAGGTTTTGTAAACATACTCAGTTTATTTTGTTGTTGATTTGTGGTGCATTTGGTTAGTTATATTAGTTTAAAGTATTTAAGAACATATGGTAGTTAAAGGAATATGCGATATTATCATctctttataaatttaaattcattGGTGAATGCAGGGTCAATGCATACATTGTTTTTAAGACGGAGGATTCTGCTCAAGCTTCTTTGTCACATAACATGGCAGTTGTAAGTATTTCTTTTCAAACGTTTAATGTTAGTTATTCGACAGTAAAGAAATTGTTATTGTTAAGTTATGAGCTATAGAAATTGTACTAAATATCATATGCAGTGAACATCTGATTATGAAAAGCTAAGCTATAAGCATACAACGCTAACTGCAATTTATCGTTAACTTAACGCCATAGTCAGTGGTCATAAAATAAATACATTCAAGAGTAGATTATGAAGTTGCAGCATAGGAATTTACAAGTTTAGGCCCGATATGCTGGTTTAGTAATGTAGCTAGATGTAACACTGTAAAAATGATGTACGATTTGAAGGTGTTTTGCACATTTCAACTGTTTATCTGAATAATTTAGTTTATAAACTTCTGGATAAACAAATTCTGCGTATCATTTATCATAGTGTTTAGGGGTCAAATTATAACTGATTATTTGAGGCTATATTGCAGTTTAACTATTTACCCCTATTTTGACCTACTCTGTTTGACATATCACATAGGTTATACGAGTATAACTATCTTTAAAAACTCTACCTTTTTAACTAAACAAGAAGTAGACACAGTCATTTTATCCATCAGTTTCTTAAATTTCAAATTTTGCGGGCCTTTAAAAAATATCTACCATCTAATTATTACATCTCAAAACAGCATAAACATATCCGAACGCTATCTTCTACCACTTGATTTACTATAGTTGGTTATCTGATTTTCATTGTTTTTATTTTAGATATGTAAAAGTTGTGAGTTGGAAACGAGCCGGGCGTTCACCAACGTTGACTTTAAGTTTTAAATAAATCGAACatatatattacacataaatatatcaaacataaaacACAAATATTTTAAATATTGATATAGGGCACAATATCTaattttaaaatatattaaaattttgaCTAACTATGATTCTGACCGACTCAGCCTGACTTTGACCCGATTTTTTTAGCGTTGACCGTCTTTTTGGCGTTTATGGACGAAACGGGAGGGGTTAGACCCCAAACCGACACGTCAATCGACTTTTACAACAGTGATGTAATTTACTTTTAAAGCGCAGATCTAGACCATCCCTTTGGTAATTTTATCACGTGTTTGATATTATTTTTCTAGGTGGGTGGAAATCATATTCATGTTGACCGAGCTTGTCCACCTCGTAAAAAGCTGAAGGGAGATAACGCTCCACTATATGACAGCAAAAGGACTGTGTTCATCGGTAATCTTCCATTTGATGTGAAGGTAAATATCATGTGCAGTTTCCGATTTTCCTTTTGATCCGTTTTGTTGTTCATTATTACACTGAACTTGATTTTGTTTTTAGGACGAAGAGCTTTATCAGTTGTTTAATGGCTTCAACAATTTGAAAGATTGCATCGAGGCAATTCGAGTGGTCAGAGATCCTGCTACAAGTATGGGAAAAGGCATTGCTTATGTCTTGTTTAAAACAAGGGTATGTGTACATGCACCTATATCTAATCATATTGTTGCTTAACTTTGTTTTGATATCGTACAAGACCATATATTTTCTCACTTAATCGAAAGATAATTGGCAGTTTTCATTGACCAAAGAATCTGAAATTGGTTACTTTTAAATCTCACATTCAATTATTATTACTGTTTGATTGCATCAATTTTTTTCTCTGATATCTCAAGAAAAGCGAAAAACTATATTTTAGGGAACATTTAGACTTAATATTACATTTTTTATTTCGTTCTTTTATAAATTACTTGGGAGGTATTGGTTGGAAATTGGAATCAACAAAACTTTTTTGTTGCGTTGTTTCATCTGATTGTATGTTATTCAAATTGTTGTCTTGATATGTAGTTTTTCAACCATTCTAAAGGCTAAAATGCTAAAGGTGACTAAATGGGCTCATCGGGTTTAAGATCAAAATGGGTTTGGGTCAAAACgtgtttttttgttttgttttgttttttttttgaagTAATGTGGAGAGCAGGCCGGGTTTGGTTGACTTTTATCTTGACATGTTGAACTTTATAAAGACTTGGTATGTCAAGTATCATTATCTAATTACGGCATTTTCGTAACCGCATACTTTTTTTGGATTATACGATTTCAAAAAAGTTTCAATCCCTACTGGCTTACACTTTGGGGCCTTGCCTTAAAAAACGATTTCAAAAAATTTATGCATTAATTTTGCATTTTGGATGCATTTCAACCCTGTTCGACCCATATTCTTTTACGATATATTGTGTTAATTTTACTCCTTTTTTACTTTTTTGACCTGCTAGAGATTAAAACATGACCCTGAAATTTCCATTTCTATTTAAGATACATCAATAAATAATCAAATATAATTGATTAAATCAGATTGTTAGTATTGTAAttgtaatgttttattatatattgcAGGAAGCAGCGAATACGGTTGTTAAAAAACATAAACTGAAGATTCGAGACAGGGAGTTGAGGTTGTCTCATGCCATGAAAGCAAACTTAACACCTTCGAAACGGaaagattcatcatcatcatcagccaATAATAATAACAGCTCTTCGAAAAAGCCAGCTGTGGTCGGCGGTGGCGGCGGTGATACGTCTTATCAGGGAATTCGGGCCACCAAAACTGGCTGCCAAAAGAAGTTTGCGACAAGAATCCCTAAATCTGGCACGAGCGAATCAAGAAGTGAACGTGTGGTGAAGAAAAAAGTGCGATCAGATAAGAGGCCTGCGGTTGCCGCTAGAAAAGCGGCTGCAAATGCAGCTAGAACTGGCGGCGGCGGCGGCGGAGGTTCGAAACGCAAGTCTGAAAGCCGTACACCGCAGAGTAATGGCCGAAACAAGAAACCTAGGAAATTTAGATAGGTgtgtcatgtgtgtgtgtgtgtggtctTATGGTATGTTATAGCCAGGAACTCTATATACATTTTCTTTGGATTTGGTGACTTTTTTCATGTTATTAAAAaggatttaatttaatttaatttaattgataCCGTGTTGTACTAGTaccttaaaattttaatttaattgatttatactGAGTTCTAATCGTAACTGAAGATTAAGAGCACGTTAGATAATTTTCAAATTGAAAATTGCACGGATCAAAAGTTGATCAAAAACTGAATAAACCCGTAATGTAGACTATTTAAACAGAACACGGCCCATTAAACACTCTACTTTAAATGGATTATCACAAAAATGCTCAAATATTTTTCACCCCTTGCACCAgagtccaaatttttttttttttttttacaaaatgccctcgcaaggcgcaaggtaccttgcgactttgcgtctttgcgtctttttctaaaaaaattacgGTTAAATGACATTTTTAAACCTCACTCCACACTTTCATCCGACTTCGCAAACACGCAAATAAACACTTACACAGGCGATCCGCAAAAACGCAAGCACAAACGCAAACCCTTTTCATCGCTTCCATTACCAGATTCTCCTCCTTCATCATCTCCACCACCACCTAACCCCTCTTGCCACCACCGTGGCTTCTTATACTAGCCTACAAGGGTTTTCACAAAGTATTAGGGTTTTCACGCAAAAGAAATCGGGTTTTCACGAAGTAATCAAGCAAATAATCAAGGAATCAACCTTGCAACGATGGCGAGCACCCAGGTTAGTGATTACTTTGTTGTTTATGTGTGTTTTATCTGTTTATTTTGGCTTCGATGCGAATTGTATAAATGTGCACACCAACTGCTCGATGAAATGTCTGTTCGAGGTGTATTTGTGTTTAATGAAGTACAACTGTTGTTTATGGCATGCAACTGTATTTTGGGTTATGTGTTCGAGTGAAACATACATTAACTGCTCGTAAAATTATGGAAATTGACCAGACGCAAGACCTAGTTTGCGTGCTTGCGTACGCAAAGCTAGTGGACGCAAGGTTATCTTTGAGTCCTTGCATGTTCCCAGAAGCTTGTCTTTGCGTCCTTGCGATGGTCAATTAAATGGACGCAAGTTTTATCTTGCGTTCTTGCGTCCTGATACTTTCTGCTGATTTTATTGTTACTTATGCAGGGATTTGTGGAAGGAAAGCTAACGATGAAGAATAAGTTGAGCGTTATAGGGGATGTGAAGAAGGTCATGACTGAGAATCAAATTAAAAAGTTTAAAGAAACGTGTTTCGGTccatggttagatctagaatacttTGGTAATGATCCCGGGCTTGTACATTGCATGCTCCAACGGAAGAGTGTGCGGCCGGAAAGACTAAATAATGTTTAGTACCCCGATGAGCATGAGGATATATGGTTTCATT
The window above is part of the Rutidosis leptorrhynchoides isolate AG116_Rl617_1_P2 chromosome 1, CSIRO_AGI_Rlap_v1, whole genome shotgun sequence genome. Proteins encoded here:
- the LOC139863752 gene encoding uncharacterized protein, with the protein product MGKKSKEPKPEIPNSSSENIFKSLFNLDNVQEPNNLTSQDSIFSDSNPFRSKPTNESQKLQQILNLDVDSPQKDNTQIPNSSNKLLIKRKRNPKNIESDGSDIELEVKKSKVGVSESDKVSNFDVEKKKKKKRKRDEVEAEYEERKYGGVDLELKEVEGGKVKIGEKRKVTDKGEEDLLVPKEGFDDEEKLLRTVFVGNLPLKVKKKALLREFSQFGEIDSIRLRSIPLLDDKTPRKGAILKKKINDAVDRVNAYIVFKTEDSAQASLSHNMAVVGGNHIHVDRACPPRKKLKGDNAPLYDSKRTVFIGNLPFDVKDEELYQLFNGFNNLKDCIEAIRVVRDPATSMGKGIAYVLFKTREAANTVVKKHKLKIRDRELRLSHAMKANLTPSKRKDSSSSSANNNNSSSKKPAVVGGGGGDTSYQGIRATKTGCQKKFATRIPKSGTSESRSERVVKKKVRSDKRPAVAARKAAANAARTGGGGGGGSKRKSESRTPQSNGRNKKPRKFR